In Glycine max cultivar Williams 82 chromosome 4, Glycine_max_v4.0, whole genome shotgun sequence, the genomic stretch GAGCTATTTAAAAACCAGTTTGTAGTCCTCTCTTGAGATTCTGCTTTTCTGCTGAAATTTgatgttttataaatttttttaattttactgcaGGTGGAAAGGGCTATTGATGTAGCTGAAAAGCTCATAAGAGCATCCCCAGACGAACTAAAACATGCAGCAAGGGATCTGACCAGAACTCTTGTTCAGGTTCGTTGCTCTGATATAGCTTTAGAAGGTGCAGAAGAATCAACTGAAGACAAAAGACAAAGATCATTAGTTGCCTTAGCAGTCACCTGCCCATTTGAATCACTTGAGACACTAAACAAGCTTCTGTATTCACCTAATGTAGATATCAGTCAGCGCATTATGATACTAGATGTCATGACTGAAGCAGCTCAGGAGCTTGCTGAATCAAAAATTATGAAACCCAAACATCAGATTAGTTCCCTTATTTCAGTTGTTTCAGATACCCGACCTTGGTTCCTACCTAGCAGCACAGGGACTCCTGGAGCTGGTTCCTGGAAAGAGATCTCAGGTACTGGCTCTTTTTTGAATTGGTCAAATAGCTATGAGAGGGAACTTCCCACAAAACCCAATCAGATCAAGAAAGGGAAAACACGCCAGTGGAGCCTACAATCTCCCGCACAACAAAACCAGATGGAGTATTCTCATAATAAGTTTCCCATGTATGCTGCTGCATTCATGCTTCCTGCCATGGAGggatatgataaaaaaaggcATGGTGTGGACTTGCTTGGCAGGGATTTTATTGTCTTGGGGAAACTCATTTATATGCTTGGGGTCTGTATGAAATCTGTAGCCATGCATCCAGAAGCTTCTGTACTGGCTCCTTCCCTCCTGAATATGTTAAGATCCAGGTACTGGTTATAAGACATTAGTTGTCTATTTAATTGCAAACCCTATGAGGATTGACATATTCTAAAATCTTAATCACCCCCTCAAAGTGTGTTACTTGTGTGTGCTAATGGAATTGATAATTCGGTGTCCTATTGGttgtatatgtttatatttCCTCTTGCTACTTTGTTGTTTTTGCTAGTGTGCTAATGCGGAAAACTTGTTGCTTTGCTTTTTAACTCATGCAGAGAGGTATGCCATCACCGGGAAGCATATGTGAGAAGAGCCGTCCTTTTTGCAGCTGCATGTGTATTGGTTGCCCTTCATCCTACTTACATTTCATCTGCCTTACTCGAAGGAAATGTTGAAATTTCAACTGGCCTTGAATGGATTCGCACATGGGCACTTGATGTAGCCGAGTCGGACACAGATAAAGAATGCTATACGGtaagcaaaagaaaatttgaagctTCAAAGAGGTTTAGAATCCTTGTATTGTCTCCCTTTTCTTACAAGCTTTTCAAATATCTCTGCTTGTACTCTGTTCATATAAAAAGGTTTAGATTTCTATGGATTGGTCTAGAGTTATTTAATGGTGATAAGGTTACAAATATAGTTACAGTTACTTAATCGTATGTCATGATACATCACTTGGTCTCATTGTGgacttctattttcatatttattttaatgattcaTGACAATATATgagcttttaaaatattaacccAGATAGCTTGTTATTATCCTAGGAATTTTACTGTTCTTTTTTATTCCGCTGTAGAGCTTTGCAAAGGCCCCTTGTCCCCTTATCACCCTTCTATTGTTTGGTTTAACTCCTGTTAATTTCCtgttccaaatatttttttttttaaactatagatggcttttgttgttgttgttgtatagaTGGCTATGACATGTATACAGCTCCATGTTGAGATGGCTCTTCAAACTTCCCGAGCATTGGAGTCAGTAAGAAATTCACTCAAGGCAGGTCCTGTTCTTCCTTCTGATGCATCCAAAGTGACCATTAAAATTCCCCACTTAAATGGGGATTAGTGATGCTTCTAGCTATTGTGGATGGATTCTAGCCCAGAATACAAATTCTATATCATGCTAAACTGCTAATTATTTCTGCTACtctattaatttaatgttttatggGGTCCTTGTTTTCGTAAGAAATTGTATATTTTAGGATTGTATATATTCTCACAAGGGGACGAGGTTGATGTCAATGCTCCCCTACACACCCACCCTTGATGTAGCACGTGTTACTTTGCCCTCAACCTTGTCTGCAGTGTCGACTTTGCCTCCAAAGATTTGCCTCTTTGCCTCCATCTTTGACGAATCCCTCCCTGCATTGTCAACAACGCCACCGTCCTCATGGTGCGTAATCGAATACGAGATCAATTTCCTGTGCGTAAAATTATAGTATATTGTATATATACatttacatttatatatttatatttatttagtaatataagttaatataaatacaaaacatataagtttaagaaataattaatatatcaaatgattgtaaatatatcaaaagattataaattataaaatataaataacttgttatttattattataaaatatatttataaattattaaaaaataaataaataaagaatttagaaaatattatgaaatgatagaaaaggtaaaaatacaaatgaataaaattattcaaaaatagtATGGAAGGGCCAACATGAAAAGACCTcccattttctaaaatttattgaaaatattttttatttctttaaataatgtaaataaagaTTAACTAAGTTCGAAAGGATAGATGTAACcctattaaattcaaaattcgTAAAATGACTAATGCAACTTATAAGGCCAAtttacaaacaaacaaaaaagactTGTAAGCAAGCATGGTttataaacttttaatattttccttctgtTTCAAACCttctcaatataaaaaaaagacaaaaaaataattaaccgtTTTTTgtcacagtttttttttatgtttctttttgtcacaatttttaactatataaaaaagTGAATTTGTCCTACCCGCCCAAGCAAATGGATCAAGTTTGGTCTTTGTGTGTTGTCACAAGATCAGGCACTCAGCAATCACTTAAATCCGAGCGTTCGATCAAGATTAAACGGCCCTAGATTCACTATCGATAAATCAGATTAGGAAAGCCACTGAAAACGTGAGCAATGGGATCATCATCCCACGGTTCCAGTTTACTCAACCGTATGCTTGCGTGTTATGCCGATTGCATCGAATCCATTCCCCAAGCAAACACTCAGTGCTCAGAGCGCTACCCTATTTACCTGGTTACTCCTTTCTAATTCTGGAACGTTATTCTCAACATTGAGGTGAGTAACACACTCTGCATAACAACAGCaatagtagaagaagaaactgcGCTCAGCATCAATGAACACTAGCAAACTCAGTGACACCCAAGGTTAGTTCTTCAACTTTGCAAGGGTTTCTATTCCCCCCTCCCCTCCCATTTTTACGACATATTATGTTGCTGTTTGTATAATCATAGTTTGCGAGCCATGTCATCGGTTTGTTTTTCTTGCAAAACATGTCACTGTGTCCTAGAGTTGTACACAACGCCAGAAGTTTAGCATAATAGAGTTGTGCGTTGTGCCCTTGTCTctgtaacaaaaaaatgtgtaaaatgGGGGCGtaattgtttatgtttttagtgGTTACGAACAACATCACCCTTAGTTTTATTTTGTGAACTTGTATATTTGTTAGGTACGTTATATGCGTGGCTTAATTGTTGTTGTGGGACCATGACTGTGAATTTCTAGGTTTGATTGGTTAGTTTGCGTTTTCTTACGTTTgaacattggttttgttcttttcttattttggaaAAATTGTGGGGGTGGTTTAGTAAAATTTGTGTTTAATGTGGTTATGTGGGTATTGGGGGTTCAAAACTATGGCATGATGGTGTTTTGAGACCCGTCATTGTACTTCTCAGTTGTTTCTGTgaagcaagaaagaaaaatcaacttaggatggagaaacaagaaaacaaaggtTTTAAAAGATGTGATGGAAAGTGATTTTTGGAGCAATGTTCCCCAGCGATTGCGAACAAAGAGGAAGAGTAAATTCAATGGCAAGGAAGCACTTTCTACACCCAAGGTAGTGCTTTCTAAAtcgaaggaaacaatttctagATCCAATAAAGCACTTTCTACACTCAAGGAAGCTCTTTCTAGACCCAATAAAGCACTTTCTACACCTAAGGAAGTGCTTTCTACACTGAAGGAAGCACTTTCTAGACCCAAAGAAAAGCTAAACAGTGGAGATTTTGATATTTACTTGAAGTGAGTTACAGTCTAATGACTTATGATGTGAAAGGAGCAACTTCAAAATTGAGGCCTTGTTtctaaacataatttttctggcAGGAAAATATGGAAGATTTTCTCAGGAGATAGGTTGAGGCACTTTACATGCTTTGACAGCTTATGGTTTAGTCTTTACAGGGCCGCTCCATCTAAAGACAAGGTGCTTACTTGGATTAAAAAGGAACCTATTTTCTCCAAGtcatatgtttttgttcctaTAGTCTGCTGGTAAATGCACTCAATTTCCTTTATCGCCAAAGAGCCATTTCTTTATTTGTCAAATATTAATACATGGAATGCATACTTTGAAATCCCAATGTTGTAGGGGTCATTGGAGCCTTTTGATCCTGTGCCATTTTGGTGAAAGCTTGGAATCAACCACCAAATCACGATGCATGTTGTTGCTGGATTCTCTTGAAATGACCAATCCTAGACGGCTCGAACCCGAGATTAGAAGGTGTGTCATTCCTCAACAATATCTATTTATTTTGATCAGACATTATTGTCCAGTTGTGGAGTGTTTAAGACATGCAAGCTTTTTATGTTCATTTTCAGATTTGTATTAGATATTTATAAAACAGAGGACAGACCTGAGGCTAAGCATCTTGTATCTCAAATTCCTTTTTTGGTGCCCAAGGTAATTATCACCCTTTCTATGATTTTCATCCCTGGTTAACCTaagattgaagaaaaaacaaattactGTAGGTGCCACAACAAAGAGATGGTAATGAATGTGGATTTTTCATCCTctatttcattaatttgtttttggagCATGCACCTGATAATTTTAGCATGGAGGGATATCCTTACTTTGTAAGTTATCTCATTTGCTGTTCTTGAAATGTATTTATTAAAACATGCATTTTGATTCAGTTATGTTTGACATTGACATGCTGCAGATGAAAAAAGATTGGTTTAGCTTTGAAGACCTGGATAGATTTTATGAGAGACTTGATTCACTGAATTAGATGTCCCCAAACTTGACCAGACTAGTGATTAGATCTAACATACTTTATTGTCAACTGATTATATTGCATAGGATAATAAGAGGCAGgcgaaaaatataaaaatagtgtTAGGGATGTTTCATATTTTGATTCTAGTAGAGGGTACTCTCTTCTATGGATGTAGTTCAACTCTATTGGAATTATATTCTGCTCTGGAATTGATGTTTACACCACTAATTTGCTTCTATTTGTACAGTTGTTAAATCTTGTTCAAATTCATAAAACCGGTATTTTTGTTAGCTTAGTTGATAATTTTTGGCATAAATGTAGAGTTTAACAAATTGCTTCTggttattgatgataatgaaAACTGGGTGTCTTAATCATGATAATGAAAACCATCAGCTTTTCATTACTTCAAAGTAGTTCATACAAGATTTTCTTCAAGTAATGTCATGCGAGTCTGTGACTCAGAGTGATTATGGTACCTTGTCATACAACTGTTTGTTCATGAGTTTATTTTCATCATCTTTTCAACATGCTTgtcttttgttagttttgtacTTCATAATTATAAAGAATTGTTGAGTATTTGtaacactaaaaaaatttcaaatccaaGATATCCTACCTCAATTTTGCACAAATGCATAACATTGTATCATAGTAAATGAAAGGTAAAAGATCTTTACAGCAACAAAAGCCTTATCTCGTTATGTGTGGTTGACTATATGGATAACAAATCACCTTATCTTACTACGTGAGTCAATTACATGGATAACAAGGCATTTAGCTCAATTAAAGACCAAATTTTTAGCGATATATATCATGAAATCCCTTTTAACAATTTCCTTTAATGTCCTTCTTAGTTTATTTACCCTTTCTCATATGACTAAAAATCATGCAATCTACCCTCATAGATGCTTCTAGTGATCCTTCTTTTACATGTCCAAACCACCTTAATCAATTTTTCGACATCTTTCCTTCAATCAGTTTTATACCAATATTTCCTCATATAATCATTTTGTATCTTGTCATATCTTTTTCTATTCATGAGTATAGATATAGTCGAACATGCTCGTACTTTGCGATCATAAATCACCTTCATTGTCTTTATCCAATTTAGCTATCCCATTTATTTCCTGGACATGACATTCTCATTTATTTTCCATCATTTTGTAGTATTGATCTCAACTTTTGGTATGATATCTTCtccaatttttatttctatcttaTATTCTTCTTATCTTTACCTAAAGCTTATCTTTACCTAAAGTTGTAATGCATGTACTTTGTTTACTCTTAAGTAGGAAGCCTGTCTCCAAcactcaaatttaatttaattgtttctcTTTATTTCTCAATCAAAACTATTTCATTTGGCGACGGATGTAAGGATGCCATGGAGCTATATCATAAACTTAGGCCCCTTTATTAATACTAGCGGAAACATAGGCGTTATCGTGTCTTGTGCATCTGGATTTCTATTTCACTACTGTGTTTTCTTTATATtaagatttgtttttttatttccttttcttggaatatgagaatttttaaaatcataatttttacttttaaagaataaatgattttaaaattattttttattgttgattttaaaattataaaaagccatttttaaaattaggtttATAGTTATGTGGCGTTTCCACAGTGTTATTTTTTCCTACTTTtagttttctaaaatttattattttttttaatacaaataaaaaattaaaaaaataattctgcttttatttttctaaaatttatcataattttaaaaagaattcaaTACTTTAaatttgctttttcttttaaaaatatttttcatttagcaaaaatggtgggttactcACTTCCACAATCATCGATTTGccgttttaaaatttatttagtttaaaaaaaagaaaagaaattttgaaactGGATTAGATGAAGaggtagttttttttatcttgtttcaattttaaaattaaaataatattttttaatttttaaataaaattaaaaaaattctttcttaaaagttgatttaaaattatgttgtgtttcaatttttttttagttttgtagaATTTATTGTTGTTTCTATTCATTATCGACATCcaacattatttaattatagttttgataatataagtataaatgattaaataaactaataaatgaAACTGGAGgaggtagtttttttttatcttgtttcaattttaaaattaaaataataatttttaatttttaaataaaattaaaaaaaattctttcttaaaagttgatttaaaattatgttgtgtttcaattattttttttagttttgtagaATTTATTGTTGTTTCTATTCATTATCGACATCcaacattatttaattatagttttGATGATATAAgtataaatgattaaataaactaataaatgaTGTTTTTCCCATTTAATAAGAATATAATAAGATCATGATATAAATAAAGAATTCTTGTTTTCTTTATCACTTCAAATATCATATTTTGCTAAACATGCATCACGACACAAAAATATAAGGGTGAAGGgtattaaatataattcttaatttcttataatttcaaCCAAGTAGTTTTGAGAAAGTCTtgtaaaccaataaaaaaaatgagaaactgAGATTCACAGGGATTTATTAACAAGACACACACATGTACTATGTTTGTCTTAGTAATCAGTAGGTGTACAAGAACGAGAAGATACAGGGAGAGATGGAGAACAATGAAAAACTTCTAGTTGACAAACTAATCATCCACCCACTTAATTTTCAATcttcctttctttatttttcttaggaGGTCTCTCATCACCCAAATTATTTCAGTTTCATTCACCACTGAGcatattaacattaaaatttgtACAACAAATTAGCAATCTGACTCTTTAGTCACTCAACCATCTCTCccagttgaaaaataaaattattttatttgttatttgataTATACAAGAAGAGCAAAAAAAtggaatttgaaaaaaaaaacttttttttatctaatctttttttatttgatttcgattcattattatattttatattcttctattttttagttttttttctttctctacaGCCAAAGAGCCCGGCCAGTACCAACGCCAAAAGTAAGGAACATATAATAAATGACTACCATCAATCGAAAACATAATTAAGACTTTGTTATGAGAATTGTGATAAAAATTGCTTATTAAGTTTATACCCAGTTCCCATGTTCAACACCTTCGCACGTTTGATATCATTATTTATAGAAATAGAAGTTGAAACAAATATAACATTTCTTTACAATTTGTAAAATTTGTACACTCATCTAGAAGATGTGTCGCATCATCTTTATCATtgcatgatatttttttctcctgTTTTGTACTATCTTGACATGAGCAAAAGTAACAAACTATCATGTTACTAActgtttaaaatatttctacTTGCATTAAGGACGTTGCGTGGAGAAATGCAACCAGGAGAGGGGAAGGAGGGAGACATATGCAAGAAGAGTGAGAGCAGTTAACGTGCAACGAAATTTAAAGCAAGATTTGTTAGTAAATGtatgcaattatttttttttatcgggtTTCACTTGgtgtcttttcttcattttatcctttaatTAATACACATATTATTGTTGTAGTTAAAAAAAGAGTAACAAACAAGAGTAAAACTGAGGGACATAAATGTATACGAAAATGTGGAGACTAAAAGGAAATTAGGAAattgtatttcttttatctATTGTTATAGATAAGAAGTTAAGaaactcaatatttttttaattcacaattatttgATATCTCAAATTCATCTCAATAGCTACCAGAACATTCTTGAAGTTCAAGTTATCTAATGGCCTcaattgaagtttttaaacagTCTATTTTCGAAATTTCTTGTAATGTGAAGTTCTCAAACTATTTTTGCAACGTgtgatatcattttttttttaccttttttatatgaaaaatcaaTTATTGTTTGACAACTCCTCTTTAATAAAGATATATCTtcctaattttatataattttttaggatAAAATTTGGGTCAAAGTCTTTGTATTCTACTAAGTGTttcatttaaaagataatacatggatatttttttcctaattataAATGTCTTATGTTAAATATCTATTACaactttttacaaaaaaatcataaaaacttgacaaaataatatatattttttattttttaatttcttcttatttttattttattatataattggacaaaaaaataaagaaaagagaaaaaactatAAACGACGCATGTATGCGGGCCTAATCATGTTGCATTTGGAGAACTCTTGTGTGCCTTAATTGATTCCCTGGTCCCTTGCTTGCCTTCCTCAATCCTAATTCTAGTATTATGATgggaaaaaaagtttttatttgcATTGACTTTTATCCTTAtacaaaaacaaagtaaaagCACATTATGAAAAAAGCACAGGAAACCGTAAGAATCTTGGACAGAGTGAGGTGTTTTAGGGGccgaaaaagaagaagaaatgagatTTTACCATTTAAAAACTCCTATGTCTTTATCCATTTTAGCCATCCCATTTATTTCCTGGACATgacattttcatttatttttccatcATTTTGTAGTATTGATCTCAACTTTTGGTATGACATCtccaatttttatttctatcttaAGTTGTAATACATATACTTTGTTTACTCTTACTTAAATAGAAAGACGGTctacaattaattataatattttattttgttaaaaataaattaatatgatgatttattcaataatacttaagttaattaataatgtgaTTAATTGTTTAGAGATTTCATATAATTCTGATTATTGTGGGAAAATAGTGTCGACCTACTGGACCTATAAAGACTTGCATTTGACGAACATTAGAAGAATAGGTGCTGAAATTGTGGAATGCAACCAGGAAAGCAATAATTGATCTTGTTGATCCCAAAGTCTGAACACTTCAGTGACTCTGCCAGCATTTGCATCTTCAATGGTGGCAAACCTTTGCGGAATCTGAACCTCATGAATAAAATGAAGCAAATTATAACCATGAATTATAGGTTCCACCTGCGACTTCCAAAACAGATAATTTGTCGAATCAAGCTTTTCAGTAATGATGTGATTTAGATTGGTGTTCACTGGAGCAGGATGCACAGGTGGCGCAGCACCGCTGTGCGGTGGATTGgggtcaccaccaccaccaccaccagtaACAGGTGTAGCCATGAGTGAACGAAGAAAAACAGCCAAACACCACACGCGGAAACAGAAAATACAATCGCACAAGCAAAGAACAGAATCGCAAAGCAGGAAAAAGGAACCAAACAGAATCGGAATCAATGCAGAAACATCTTGTGATGAACTCTGATCGTAAGGAAAAACTCAATGGCACCACAAAAATTGGGAAAAACAGATTGAATCGAGCAAAAGGCCCAGAAAAATCAACTCAGTAGAGTGAAAGGCTCAGAAAGGAGAAGAGAATCGAGCAAAGCtcggaaaaagagaaaatatcagAGATTCTTCTTCTAGATCGAAACCTGAAGCTCTATGATACCATGTTGAGTTTCTGTTATTGATTCGGAATGTGAAAAATTAGTTACAACAGTTTGGATCTCTCTGTATATAGAGATCAACAGAAAACTAACTACAGCAGTTAATCCATCATGGTTAACTGTGAACTAACCAAACAGAAGTGAGAGCTGTACAAACACAGCTGTGCAaaccaaaattcaaagagaagagTAAGATACTCTAATAGTGATTGACAGGATCTGTAGAAACCCTTTGCTAGACAACTCTAAtctaaatgattttattatggtAAGAAGAATTATTTGCTTTGGTTAGAGGATGGCAACTGGGATAATAAGAtttagccaaatacaatttgttttttatcaAATGAAATGAATGATGAGAGACAGTTTCAAAATCTATTTTagggttgatttttttttcttaatttccttTATAAGTTCATTCTGAAATTATTTGTTCAAATCTTCATTTTCATCTAATTGTATCTTGCAGCATTATTCAAAAGGCTAGCAATGCATTAGAAGTACTAAAAGAGGTCCTTGATGTTGTTGATGCTCAAAATCCTCAGGTGAGTGCCGAGAGTTAGTTATAGAATCTGAAAATAGTTACATTCTAACTTTTGCTTTATAAATGGTTTATTTTCAGGGAGCAAGGGATGAATTCACCCTTGACCTTGTAGAACAATGTTCTTTTCAAGAACAAAGGGTTATGCATGTTGTGATGGCTTCTCGGTAAGGCTacttgaaaattttcttttcttattttttgtctatacaatttccttttttctcctttgtagACTTGAGATGATTCAGATCAGAG encodes the following:
- the LOC100780621 gene encoding uncharacterized protein isoform X2, which translates into the protein MNTSKLSDTQVVSVKQERKINLGWRNKKTKVLKDVMESDFWSNVPQRLRTKRKSKFNGKEALSTPKVVLSKSKETISRSNKALSTLKEALSRPNKALSTPKEVLSTLKEALSRPKEKLNSGDFDIYLKKIWKIFSGDRLRHFTCFDSLWFSLYRAAPSKDKVLTWIKKEPIFSKSYVFVPIVCWGHWSLLILCHFGESLESTTKSRCMLLLDSLEMTNPRRLEPEIRRFVLDIYKTEDRPEAKHLVSQIPFLVPKMKKDWFSFEDLDRFYERLDSLN
- the LOC100780621 gene encoding probable ubiquitin-like-specific protease 2A isoform X1; the protein is MNTSKLSDTQVVSVKQERKINLGWRNKKTKVLKDVMESDFWSNVPQRLRTKRKSKFNGKEALSTPKVVLSKSKETISRSNKALSTLKEALSRPNKALSTPKEVLSTLKEALSRPKEKLNSGDFDIYLKKIWKIFSGDRLRHFTCFDSLWFSLYRAAPSKDKVLTWIKKEPIFSKSYVFVPIVCWGHWSLLILCHFGESLESTTKSRCMLLLDSLEMTNPRRLEPEIRRFVLDIYKTEDRPEAKHLVSQIPFLVPKVPQQRDGNECGFFILYFINLFLEHAPDNFSMEGYPYFMKKDWFSFEDLDRFYERLDSLN